In the Chryseobacterium scophthalmum genome, one interval contains:
- a CDS encoding M1 family metallopeptidase — MKFKVAALSVLFYTGAFAQNIQNNPGSNHGNRFEQLGTILPTPNVYRTASGAPGQAYWQNRADYDITAYLDEDKRNLKGSETVTYHNNSPDDLDYIWLQLDENQQSTLNKADYQFSSTLPKSLNDQQLKTTDLPAKDNGLGVNLEKVTDISGNPLKYTVNKTMMRIDLPKVLKKGEKFIFKIDWNYNIPNRIKMGGRGGYENFAEDGNDLYTITQWFPRMCVYSDFHGWQNHQFTGRGEFALVFGNYKVSMNVPADHIIGGTGECKNYEQVLSSEQLSRYKKSQTSNEPVEIVTLDEAKKAEKNHSKQRKTWFFEAKDVRDFAWTSSRKFIWDAMGVTIPENNNKVMAMSFYPKEAYGLYRKYSTKAVAHTIKTYSEFTIPYPYPVAQSVEASNGMEYPMICFNFGRTEKDGTYSEGTKNGMIGVIIHEVGHNFFPMIINSDERQWSWMDEGLNTFTEYLTEEKWDNKFPSKRGPAWTIVDYMKLPKDQLEPIMSNSENIIQFGPNAYSKPATGLNILRETIMGRELFDKAFKTYSKRWAFKHPEPADFFRTMEDASGEDLDWFWRGWFYGTDPVDIAIDKVTIASPDFNTISESVEGKYKVEEPLQNPFEDISKIRNREDMTINFEVEKDKDLQDFYYRYDRGQEKVDTNKEYTLKTEGNIALDKKEQEKLKNINAYQIDFVNKGGLVMPVILEFTFEDGSKLRDKSSAQIWRHNEKKISKTFYFDKKLKSIQLDPMRETADIDTSNNFWSNDGSSSETSKFHVFKEKQNGTVRGGANGKVNPMQAAGKKN; from the coding sequence ATGAAATTTAAAGTTGCTGCACTTTCAGTTCTATTTTATACCGGCGCTTTTGCTCAGAATATTCAAAATAATCCGGGAAGCAATCACGGAAACAGGTTTGAACAGTTGGGAACCATTCTTCCTACACCAAACGTTTACAGAACAGCTTCCGGAGCTCCAGGACAGGCTTATTGGCAAAACAGGGCAGATTACGACATCACCGCATATCTTGATGAAGATAAAAGAAATCTGAAAGGTTCTGAAACGGTTACTTATCATAATAATTCGCCCGACGATCTAGATTATATTTGGCTTCAGCTAGATGAAAACCAACAGTCAACATTAAATAAAGCTGATTATCAGTTCTCTTCTACCCTTCCAAAATCTTTAAATGACCAGCAATTAAAGACGACTGATCTTCCCGCAAAAGATAACGGTCTTGGCGTAAATTTGGAAAAAGTAACTGATATTTCAGGAAATCCGTTGAAATATACCGTCAACAAAACCATGATGCGTATTGATTTGCCTAAAGTTTTGAAAAAAGGCGAAAAATTCATTTTTAAAATTGATTGGAATTATAATATTCCGAACAGAATAAAAATGGGTGGTCGTGGCGGTTACGAAAATTTCGCAGAAGACGGAAATGATCTGTACACCATTACCCAATGGTTCCCGAGAATGTGCGTTTATAGTGATTTTCACGGATGGCAAAATCATCAGTTCACAGGAAGAGGTGAATTTGCTTTAGTTTTTGGAAATTATAAAGTTTCGATGAACGTTCCTGCCGATCATATTATTGGTGGAACCGGGGAGTGTAAAAATTACGAACAAGTTCTTTCATCAGAACAATTATCAAGATATAAAAAGTCTCAGACTTCAAACGAACCTGTAGAAATTGTGACTTTGGATGAAGCTAAAAAAGCAGAGAAAAATCATTCAAAACAAAGAAAAACTTGGTTTTTTGAAGCAAAGGATGTAAGAGATTTTGCCTGGACTTCTTCAAGAAAATTTATTTGGGATGCCATGGGCGTTACCATTCCTGAAAACAACAATAAAGTAATGGCGATGAGTTTCTACCCTAAAGAAGCTTATGGTCTGTACAGAAAATATTCAACAAAAGCTGTTGCTCATACGATTAAAACGTATTCAGAATTTACAATTCCGTATCCTTATCCGGTTGCTCAATCTGTGGAAGCTTCGAACGGTATGGAATATCCGATGATCTGTTTCAACTTTGGAAGAACCGAAAAAGACGGAACTTATTCTGAAGGCACTAAAAATGGAATGATTGGTGTAATTATTCATGAAGTGGGGCATAACTTTTTCCCGATGATCATCAATTCAGACGAAAGACAATGGAGCTGGATGGATGAAGGTTTAAATACTTTCACAGAATATTTAACGGAAGAAAAATGGGACAATAAATTCCCTTCAAAACGTGGTCCGGCTTGGACGATTGTTGATTACATGAAGCTTCCGAAAGATCAGCTTGAACCAATTATGAGTAATTCTGAAAATATTATTCAGTTTGGTCCGAATGCCTATTCAAAACCTGCGACAGGATTGAATATTCTTCGTGAAACCATTATGGGAAGAGAGCTTTTCGACAAAGCTTTTAAAACTTATTCTAAAAGATGGGCTTTCAAACATCCTGAACCTGCAGATTTTTTCAGAACAATGGAAGATGCAAGCGGTGAAGACTTAGATTGGTTCTGGAGAGGTTGGTTTTACGGAACAGATCCTGTAGATATTGCGATCGATAAAGTAACCATAGCAAGTCCGGATTTTAATACAATTTCAGAATCTGTTGAAGGAAAATATAAAGTAGAAGAACCACTACAAAATCCTTTTGAAGATATTTCAAAGATCCGAAACAGAGAAGATATGACCATTAATTTTGAAGTGGAAAAAGACAAAGACCTTCAGGATTTTTATTATCGCTATGACCGTGGTCAGGAAAAAGTAGATACCAATAAAGAATACACTTTAAAAACAGAAGGAAATATCGCTTTAGACAAAAAAGAACAGGAAAAGCTTAAAAACATCAATGCTTATCAAATTGACTTTGTAAATAAAGGAGGTTTGGTAATGCCGGTTATTCTTGAATTTACCTTTGAAGACGGTTCAAAATTAAGAGATAAATCGTCGGCTCAAATCTGGAGACACAATGAAAAGAAAATTTCGAAGACCTTTTATTTTGACAAAAAATTAAAATCAATTCAGCTAGATCCAATGAGAGAAACTGCAGATATTGATACTTCAAACAATTTCTGGAGCAATGACGGCAGTTCTTCTGAAACTTCAAAATTCCATGTTTTCAAGGAAAAACAAAATGGAACTGTGAGAGGAGGCGCCAATGGAAAGGTCAATCCGATGCAGGCTGCAGGAAAGAAAAATTAA
- a CDS encoding Kelch repeat-containing protein, with protein sequence MKTKLLLFSIFGLFFANAQTLNFKHLSDMSMRRGAISSTIVDDNIYVSNGYKDTDGNATIIEKYSIKNNRWSVINSTLVPKRFANSETYGNKIYIFNGWGNSNLEIIDLETHKKTKGAVNHAYTGNAGSAIHNGKIYTFGGSGLNNAATTVFSDRFQYYDIASDTWHPLPNMPTAREARGKIVNDKLYVIGGFNGTSSRLVNVYDLNKNLWTEQHTMPAAISGHSLAVSGNKIFIAGGYNNQNFLAYFDTETNKLHKLSSNMIPRRHAAAEIYNNKLYIMGGSTTSSTKSAIKSIQVADISEEALSAK encoded by the coding sequence TTGAAAACAAAATTATTACTATTTTCAATTTTCGGCTTATTCTTTGCGAATGCACAAACCCTAAATTTTAAACATCTTTCGGATATGTCGATGAGAAGAGGAGCGATAAGCAGTACCATTGTTGATGATAACATTTATGTGAGCAATGGGTATAAAGATACGGATGGTAATGCCACTATTATTGAGAAATACAGTATTAAAAATAACCGTTGGAGTGTAATCAATTCTACTTTGGTTCCTAAAAGATTCGCCAATTCGGAGACTTACGGTAACAAAATTTATATTTTTAACGGTTGGGGAAACAGCAATCTTGAAATTATAGACCTTGAAACTCATAAGAAAACGAAGGGAGCTGTTAATCATGCCTACACAGGAAATGCAGGTTCTGCCATCCATAACGGAAAAATATATACGTTCGGAGGAAGTGGGCTAAACAATGCCGCCACCACAGTATTTTCTGATAGATTCCAATATTACGACATCGCTTCAGACACATGGCATCCGTTGCCGAATATGCCAACAGCCAGAGAAGCAAGGGGCAAAATTGTGAATGATAAGCTTTATGTCATTGGTGGTTTTAACGGTACTTCATCCCGTCTGGTGAACGTGTACGATCTCAACAAAAATCTTTGGACTGAACAACATACGATGCCTGCTGCAATATCCGGTCATTCATTAGCGGTGTCCGGTAATAAGATCTTTATTGCAGGCGGTTATAACAATCAAAATTTTCTGGCCTATTTTGATACAGAAACCAATAAATTACATAAGTTATCATCCAATATGATTCCCAGAAGACATGCTGCTGCGGAAATATATAACAATAAATTATACATCATGGGTGGAAGTACAACATCCTCAACCAAATCAGCGATTAAAAGCATTCAGGTTGCGGATATTAGCGAAGAAGCACTTTCCGCTAAATAA
- a CDS encoding CPBP family intramembrane glutamic endopeptidase, which translates to MNQSIKKILYFPITKIILGITVCFSLFVGIQNFVSKPLFYSIIEDKNIADPLIHLVSFLVLLSSYYFLFRWYEKREIKELSIKYLPKEMFGGFVIGFSAISLSIFILYLLGYYHIINILTDDYSLELFMTLVVAALIEDLFTRALILRELENWLGTNIAILIIMVIETYHIFNPNTTLFSFFVSLCWGFTMSMLFVYTKRVWLPFFFHLGWNFAQPFYGSNLTGLDDMGKIIHSKFEGPVLFTGGGIGIEDSIITVFILFSIGVFLYHRSNKEGKIIKRKKN; encoded by the coding sequence ATGAATCAATCAATCAAAAAAATTTTGTATTTCCCAATTACAAAAATAATTTTGGGAATAACTGTTTGCTTTTCTCTTTTTGTAGGAATACAAAATTTTGTATCGAAACCACTATTTTATAGTATAATCGAAGACAAAAACATTGCCGACCCTTTAATCCATCTGGTTTCTTTTTTGGTGTTACTTTCAAGTTACTATTTTTTATTTCGCTGGTATGAAAAACGAGAAATTAAAGAACTTTCAATAAAATACTTACCTAAAGAAATGTTTGGTGGATTTGTAATTGGATTTTCTGCAATTTCATTATCTATTTTTATATTATATCTGTTGGGATATTATCATATTATTAACATACTTACAGATGATTATTCCCTTGAATTATTCATGACACTGGTTGTTGCAGCTCTAATTGAAGATCTTTTTACAAGAGCTTTAATATTACGCGAATTAGAAAACTGGTTAGGAACTAACATTGCAATTCTAATAATAATGGTAATTGAAACTTACCATATTTTTAATCCGAACACAACTTTGTTTAGCTTTTTTGTATCACTGTGTTGGGGATTTACAATGTCAATGCTTTTTGTATATACTAAAAGAGTATGGCTGCCTTTTTTCTTTCATTTAGGTTGGAATTTTGCACAACCTTTTTATGGTTCAAACCTTACAGGACTAGATGATATGGGCAAAATTATTCATTCCAAATTTGAAGGTCCAGTTTTGTTTACAGGCGGAGGAATTGGAATTGAAGATTCTATTATAACTGTATTTATTTTGTTTTCAATAGGTGTTTTTTTATATCATCGTTCTAATAAAGAAGGTAAAATAATCAAAAGAAAAAAAAATTAA
- a CDS encoding winged helix-turn-helix transcriptional regulator produces MNFNTNSDNENVSCTENFLFLANNCYAEHALKMINGKWKISLIKIIANECPKRFGVLKRELDNLAQGTLTTILKELENDGLILRIAYAEIPPRVEYKLTEKGIAFLPIIKSMEDWWLAFPENN; encoded by the coding sequence ATGAATTTTAATACTAATTCTGATAATGAAAACGTTAGCTGTACAGAAAATTTTCTTTTTCTGGCAAATAATTGCTACGCAGAACACGCTTTGAAGATGATTAATGGAAAATGGAAGATTTCTCTGATAAAAATTATCGCTAATGAGTGTCCAAAAAGATTCGGAGTTCTGAAGCGGGAATTAGATAATTTAGCACAGGGAACATTAACCACGATTTTAAAGGAATTGGAAAACGACGGTCTTATTTTGAGAATTGCTTATGCTGAAATTCCTCCGAGAGTAGAATACAAATTAACAGAAAAAGGGATTGCCTTTTTGCCTATTATAAAATCAATGGAAGACTGGTGGTTAGCTTTTCCTGAAAACAATTAA
- the groL gene encoding chaperonin GroEL (60 kDa chaperone family; promotes refolding of misfolded polypeptides especially under stressful conditions; forms two stacked rings of heptamers to form a barrel-shaped 14mer; ends can be capped by GroES; misfolded proteins enter the barrel where they are refolded when GroES binds) has protein sequence MAKEIKFDIESRDALKRGVDALANAVKVTLGPKGRNVVIEKSFGAPHVTKDGVSVAKEIELEDRVENMGAQMVKEVASKTNDIAGDGTTTATVLAQAIVREGLKNVAAGANPMDLKRGIDKAVTAVVENLKSQSKTVGDSTEMVKQVASVSANNDETIGALIAEAFGKVGKEGVITVEEAKGIDTTVDVVEGMQFDRGYQSPYFVTNPEKMLVELENPYILLVEKKISSMKELLPVLEPIAQGGKSLLIVSEEVEGEALATLVVNKLRGSLKIAAVKAPGFGDRRKAMLEDIAILTGGTVISEEQGFTMENITIDMLGTAEKVSIDKDNTTVVNGGGEESKIKGRVAQIKAQMETTTSDYDREKLQERLAKLAGGVAVLYVGAASEVEMKEKKDRVDDALHATRAAVEEGIVAGGGVAFVRAISALKDLQGINADETTGIKIVKRAIEEPLRQIVANAGGEGSVIVAKVAEGSGDFGYNAKTDEYVNMLEAGIIDPTKVTRVALENAASVSGMLLTTECVITEVKSAEPAMPMGGGMPGMM, from the coding sequence ATGGCAAAAGAAATAAAATTCGATATCGAGTCAAGAGACGCTCTAAAAAGAGGGGTTGATGCATTGGCTAATGCAGTAAAAGTAACTTTAGGACCAAAAGGTAGAAACGTAGTAATCGAAAAATCTTTCGGTGCACCTCACGTTACTAAAGACGGTGTTTCTGTAGCAAAAGAAATCGAACTTGAAGACAGAGTAGAAAATATGGGAGCGCAAATGGTAAAAGAAGTTGCTTCCAAAACCAATGATATCGCAGGAGACGGTACTACTACCGCTACTGTTTTGGCACAAGCTATCGTAAGAGAAGGTCTTAAGAACGTAGCTGCAGGTGCAAACCCAATGGATTTGAAAAGAGGAATCGACAAAGCAGTAACTGCAGTTGTTGAAAACCTAAAATCTCAATCTAAAACAGTTGGTGATTCTACAGAAATGGTGAAGCAAGTTGCTTCAGTTTCTGCTAACAACGACGAAACAATCGGTGCATTGATCGCTGAAGCTTTCGGAAAAGTTGGTAAAGAAGGAGTTATCACAGTAGAAGAAGCTAAAGGTATCGATACAACAGTTGACGTTGTAGAAGGTATGCAGTTCGACAGAGGTTACCAGTCGCCATATTTCGTGACCAACCCTGAGAAAATGTTGGTTGAACTAGAAAATCCTTACATCCTTTTAGTGGAGAAAAAGATCTCTTCAATGAAAGAATTGCTTCCGGTTCTTGAGCCGATCGCTCAAGGAGGTAAATCTTTATTAATTGTTTCTGAAGAAGTTGAAGGTGAAGCTTTGGCAACTTTAGTGGTAAACAAATTGAGAGGTTCTCTTAAAATTGCTGCTGTAAAAGCTCCAGGATTTGGTGACAGAAGAAAAGCAATGTTAGAAGATATCGCGATCCTTACAGGAGGAACAGTGATCTCTGAAGAGCAAGGTTTCACAATGGAAAACATTACCATTGATATGTTGGGAACTGCTGAGAAAGTATCTATCGACAAAGACAACACAACAGTTGTAAACGGTGGTGGTGAAGAAAGCAAGATCAAAGGAAGAGTTGCTCAGATCAAAGCTCAGATGGAAACGACTACTTCTGACTACGACAGAGAAAAACTACAGGAGAGATTGGCTAAATTAGCTGGTGGTGTTGCCGTACTTTACGTAGGTGCAGCTTCTGAAGTTGAAATGAAAGAGAAAAAAGACAGAGTTGATGATGCACTTCACGCTACAAGAGCAGCAGTTGAAGAAGGTATCGTTGCGGGTGGTGGTGTTGCTTTTGTAAGAGCGATCTCTGCTTTAAAAGATCTTCAAGGGATCAATGCTGACGAAACTACAGGGATCAAAATTGTAAAAAGAGCAATCGAAGAACCATTGAGACAAATCGTTGCTAACGCAGGAGGTGAAGGTTCTGTAATCGTAGCTAAAGTTGCTGAAGGCAGCGGAGACTTCGGTTACAACGCTAAAACTGACGAGTATGTAAACATGCTTGAAGCAGGTATCATCGACCCTACAAAAGTAACAAGAGTTGCCCTTGAAAATGCAGCTTCTGTTTCTGGAATGCTATTGACAACTGAATGTGTGATCACTGAAGTGAAAAGCGCAGAACCAGCGATGCCAATGGGAGGTGGAATGCCAGGAATGATGTAA
- a CDS encoding co-chaperone GroES, which produces MSVNFKPLADRVLIEPIAAETKTASGIIIPDTAKEKPQEGTVVAVGPGKKDEPTTVQVGDKVLYGKYSGSELKLDGKDFLIVKEADLLGIIG; this is translated from the coding sequence ATGTCAGTAAACTTTAAACCATTAGCAGACAGAGTTTTGATCGAGCCGATCGCTGCAGAAACTAAAACAGCTTCAGGTATTATTATTCCAGACACCGCAAAAGAGAAACCTCAAGAAGGTACTGTAGTAGCAGTAGGTCCTGGTAAAAAAGATGAGCCTACAACTGTACAAGTAGGTGACAAAGTTCTTTATGGAAAATATTCAGGTTCTGAATTAAAATTAGACGGAAAAGATTTCTTAATCGTTAAGGAAGCTGATCTATTAGGAATTATCGGATAA